A section of the Acanthochromis polyacanthus isolate Apoly-LR-REF ecotype Palm Island chromosome 13, KAUST_Apoly_ChrSc, whole genome shotgun sequence genome encodes:
- the trappc6bl gene encoding trafficking protein particle complex subunit 6B, like, with protein MHKQKYRVHPRKQSTSYVVANNNLTGMADDALFEFLHMEIVSHIYKEQQSGKGEMDNKDRAVCVSVLEGMGFRVGQGLIERLTRDSPSFKDELDIMKFICKDFWTKVFRRQVDNLRTNHQGTYVLQDNKFSMLTQLSSGKQYLDQAPKYLAFSCGVVRGALSNLGMESVVTAEVSVMPSCKFQVVIQKL; from the exons ATGCACAAGCAAAAATATCGAGTGCACCCCAGGAAGCAGAGTACTTCGTATGTTGTTGCCAACAACAATTTGACAG GAATGGCTGACGACGCTCTGTTTGAATTTCTCCATATGGAGATCGTGTCTCATATTTACAAGGAGCAGCAATCTGGTAAAGGAGAGATGGACAACAAG GacagagctgtgtgtgtttctgtcctgGAAGGCATGGGCTTCAGGGTGGGACAAGGACTTATTGAGAG GTTGACCAGAGACTCCCCCAGCTTTAAGGATGAGTTGGATATAATGAAGTTTATCTGTAAAGACTTCTGGACAAAAGTGTTCAGGAGGCAGGTGGACAATCTCAGAACAAACCATCAG GGTACATATGTTCTTCAAGATAACAAATTTTCCATGCTGACTCAGCTTTCCAGTGGAAAACAGTACCTGGATCAGGCTCCTAAG TACCTTGCTTTCTCGTGTGGTGTGGTGAGAGGAGCTCTATCTAACCTCGGTATGGAGAGCGTGGTGACAGCTGAGGTCTCCGTCATGCCATCCT GTAAGTTTCAGGTGGTCATCCAGAAGTTGTGA